Proteins encoded by one window of Bacillus sp. DTU_2020_1000418_1_SI_GHA_SEK_038:
- the purH gene encoding bifunctional phosphoribosylaminoimidazolecarboxamide formyltransferase/IMP cyclohydrolase gives MKKRALISVSDKSGVAEFAKALSELGFEILSTGGTKTALEEIGLPVTGVSDVTGFPEILEGRVKTLNPLIHGGLLAKFDEPSHKKQLDEHQIQPIHVVCVNLYPFQQTIAKPDVTVEDAIENIDIGGPAMLRASAKNHEYVTVVVDPSDYETVLSQLKQNGEVEKETRRKLAAKVFRHTAAYDAMIAEYMTKLANEEAPEKLTVTYELKQTLRYGENPHQKASFYRKPLGSEFSIANAQQLHGKELSYNNINDADAALQIVKEFTEPAAVAVKHMNPCGIGNGETVYDAFTKAFAADPVSIFGGIIAFNREVDEATAQKLYEIFLEIIIAPSFSKEALEILKGKKNLRLLTIPFSKQNKEEVKLTSIEGGLLIQDFDLYTLDQAEITIPTKRQPSEEEWKALKLGWKVVKHVKSNAIVVNNAEMTLGIGAGQMNRVGAAKIALEQAGEKANGAAMASDAFFPMDDTVEAAAKAGITAIIQPGGSVRDEDSIKKADEYGITMVFTGVRHFKH, from the coding sequence ATGAAGAAAAGAGCATTAATTAGCGTTTCTGATAAAAGTGGAGTCGCTGAATTCGCAAAGGCATTAAGCGAATTAGGGTTTGAAATTCTTTCCACAGGCGGTACCAAAACTGCCTTGGAAGAGATTGGGCTTCCTGTGACAGGTGTCAGCGATGTTACTGGTTTTCCAGAAATATTAGAAGGACGGGTCAAGACATTAAACCCACTCATCCATGGAGGATTATTAGCTAAGTTTGATGAGCCTAGCCATAAGAAACAATTGGATGAGCACCAAATTCAGCCGATTCATGTCGTATGTGTAAATTTATATCCTTTCCAGCAAACCATTGCTAAGCCAGACGTAACTGTTGAGGATGCAATTGAAAATATTGATATCGGCGGACCTGCTATGCTTCGCGCCTCAGCCAAAAACCATGAGTATGTAACGGTTGTTGTCGATCCTTCCGATTATGAAACTGTTTTAAGTCAATTAAAGCAAAACGGTGAGGTGGAAAAGGAAACTCGCCGTAAGTTAGCTGCAAAGGTATTCCGTCATACAGCAGCTTATGATGCAATGATTGCAGAATATATGACGAAGCTTGCTAATGAGGAAGCGCCTGAAAAATTAACAGTTACTTATGAATTAAAACAAACATTGCGATATGGAGAAAATCCACATCAGAAGGCATCTTTTTACCGGAAGCCGTTAGGCTCTGAGTTTTCGATTGCGAATGCCCAGCAATTACATGGAAAAGAATTATCCTATAATAACATAAATGATGCGGATGCAGCCCTTCAAATTGTAAAGGAATTTACAGAACCAGCGGCAGTCGCTGTCAAGCATATGAATCCTTGTGGGATTGGAAATGGAGAAACAGTTTACGATGCTTTTACAAAGGCATTTGCTGCTGATCCTGTTTCGATTTTTGGCGGAATTATTGCATTCAATAGAGAAGTGGACGAAGCAACAGCACAAAAATTATATGAAATTTTTCTAGAAATCATTATTGCTCCTTCTTTTTCAAAAGAGGCTTTAGAGATTTTAAAAGGGAAAAAGAATCTTCGCCTTTTAACGATTCCATTCTCTAAACAGAATAAAGAAGAAGTAAAGTTAACATCTATTGAAGGTGGATTATTAATTCAGGATTTTGACCTGTACACACTAGATCAAGCAGAAATCACGATTCCAACGAAAAGACAGCCTTCCGAGGAAGAATGGAAAGCACTGAAGCTTGGCTGGAAGGTCGTTAAACATGTGAAATCCAATGCTATTGTTGTGAATAACGCAGAAATGACCCTTGGAATTGGCGCTGGCCAAATGAATCGTGTAGGTGCAGCGAAAATTGCTTTAGAACAAGCAGGGGAAAAAGCAAATGGAGCAGCCATGGCATCCGATGCCTTCTTCCCTATGGATGATACAGTTGAAGCGGCAGCAAAAGCTGGCATTACAGCTATTATCCAGCCAGGCGGATCTGTTCGTGACGAAGATTCAATCAAAAAAGCGGATGAGTACGGAATCACGATGGTATTCACGGGCGTTAGACACTTTAAACATTAA
- the purD gene encoding phosphoribosylamine--glycine ligase, whose product MNVLVIGRGGREHAICRKLSESPSVERVFVAPGNPGMEDIAELVAITENAQDQLVQFAKEHEIGLTVIGPEVPLLEGLSDRFQEEGLKVFGPKKEAAIIEGSKSFAKDLMKKYNIPTADYAVFSTYNEAKAYLEEKGAPIVIKADGLAAGKGVTVALTMDEARQSLEEMLLNERFGDASSTVVLEEFLTGEEISLMAFVNGETVIPLEIAQDHKRAFDGDKGPNTGGMGAYSPVPHISEDTVQRAIETIVKPTAKALVQEGRHFCGVLYAGLIITEAGPKVIEFNARFGDPETQVVLPRMKSDLAEVMLAVINGDAPAIDWDEQAMLGVVAASVGYPEEYQKGAILSGLGDISSDVLVFHAGTEKNSAGEFITNGGRVFLAAAKANTLKEAQDQVYAELGKVNCDGIFYRKDIGYKAIAPFFS is encoded by the coding sequence ATGAACGTACTAGTAATAGGAAGAGGCGGCCGTGAGCACGCTATATGCAGAAAGCTTTCTGAAAGTCCGTCAGTAGAGAGAGTATTTGTTGCGCCGGGAAACCCAGGCATGGAGGACATTGCTGAGCTTGTAGCCATTACGGAAAACGCACAAGATCAACTCGTCCAATTTGCGAAAGAACATGAAATTGGACTAACTGTGATTGGACCAGAAGTTCCCCTGCTTGAAGGTTTGTCAGATCGTTTCCAGGAGGAAGGCTTAAAGGTATTTGGTCCGAAAAAGGAAGCGGCAATCATAGAAGGCAGCAAGTCATTTGCTAAGGATTTGATGAAGAAATACAACATTCCTACTGCCGATTATGCGGTATTCTCCACATATAATGAAGCTAAAGCTTATTTAGAAGAAAAGGGTGCTCCTATTGTTATTAAGGCTGATGGTTTAGCCGCAGGTAAAGGTGTGACCGTTGCACTAACAATGGATGAGGCGAGACAAAGCTTAGAAGAAATGCTTCTAAATGAAAGATTTGGTGATGCTTCGTCTACTGTTGTCCTCGAGGAGTTTTTGACTGGAGAGGAAATTTCACTAATGGCTTTCGTTAATGGAGAAACAGTGATTCCTCTTGAGATTGCCCAAGATCATAAACGTGCCTTTGACGGGGACAAGGGACCGAATACAGGTGGAATGGGTGCTTATTCTCCTGTGCCTCATATAAGTGAAGACACGGTACAAAGGGCAATTGAAACAATAGTAAAACCAACAGCAAAAGCACTTGTTCAAGAAGGCCGGCATTTTTGCGGCGTTCTATATGCAGGTCTCATCATCACTGAAGCTGGCCCTAAGGTGATTGAATTTAATGCCCGCTTTGGTGATCCGGAAACACAGGTCGTTCTGCCAAGAATGAAATCAGATTTAGCTGAGGTAATGCTAGCTGTTATTAATGGAGACGCCCCTGCCATTGATTGGGATGAACAAGCTATGCTAGGAGTAGTCGCTGCTTCTGTTGGATACCCAGAGGAATATCAGAAGGGTGCCATTTTATCAGGCTTAGGGGATATTAGCAGCGATGTACTAGTTTTCCATGCGGGCACAGAAAAGAATAGTGCGGGGGAATTTATTACTAACGGCGGCCGGGTTTTCCTTGCAGCTGCAAAAGCAAATACTCTAAAAGAAGCACAGGATCAGGTTTATGCAGAATTAGGCAAGGTAAACTGTGACGGCATCTTTTACCGTAAAGATATCGGATATAAAGCTATCGCGCCCTTCTTTTCTTAG
- a CDS encoding EYxxD motif small membrane protein yields the protein MFLEYLTDMSFVLIILIGSIIALVYSYMRRSKKRRAR from the coding sequence ATGTTTTTAGAATATTTAACTGATATGTCCTTTGTCCTAATCATATTAATTGGAAGCATTATAGCTCTCGTCTATTCTTATATGCGCAGATCTAAGAAAAGAAGGGCGCGATAG
- a CDS encoding DUF2892 domain-containing protein gives MLNFKPNIGIVNALIRITIGLTVLSCASAKLVKRPWRQSNLIWVVLGAMKVAEGIVRYCPVTDLYRCGQERMNEDKDEIGALSEMIPYNPT, from the coding sequence TTGTTGAACTTCAAACCTAATATTGGAATCGTGAATGCATTAATCCGAATTACTATCGGACTTACTGTTTTATCCTGCGCCTCCGCAAAGCTTGTCAAAAGACCTTGGCGCCAATCTAATTTAATTTGGGTTGTGCTCGGAGCAATGAAGGTGGCGGAAGGAATTGTAAGATATTGTCCTGTTACAGACCTTTATCGATGCGGGCAGGAACGAATGAATGAGGATAAAGACGAAATCGGTGCTTTAAGTGAAATGATTCCGTATAACCCAACATAA
- a CDS encoding adenine deaminase C-terminal domain-containing protein: protein MLEQRFRWKNKHLRDHVSVLDGKLSPTILLKNARYLNQAFRKWMTANIWIYNDRIVYVGERLPEKLDECEIMDCEGLILVPGYIEPHSHPFQLYNPHSFASYASQFGTTTLINDNMVLALQLDKSKAFSFIEDMNHLPTSMYWWCRFDAQTEIQNEETIFSHTNIKSWLEHDAVLQGGELTGWPKLLDGDDLILHWIQETKRKGKKIEGHFPGASEKTLAKLMLLGTDCDHEAMTGKDVYNRLMQGYTVSLRYSSIRPDLPVLLDEMHELGINHYDQIIFTTDGSSPAFYEQGIIDQMIRIAIEKGVPIMDAYNMGTINIARHYNIEHLHGNIATGRIANINFLTEETNPTPVSVLAKGKWVKKNGEPLDAYESIDWEDKGYKPLQIDWNLDSDDLQYSMPFGINMENTVIMKPYSISIDISADELSSSHDECFFMLVDKHGKWRINTLIKGFATNLDGFASSFSNTGDFILIGKSKQDMINAFDRMKEIGGGITVSEQGQIVQEIPLNIMGVMSSERVESIIEKENQLRSYLSEKGYKHEDPIYSLLFFSSTHLPYIRVTQQGIFDVINKTVLFPTIMR, encoded by the coding sequence GTGCTGGAACAGAGATTTCGTTGGAAAAACAAGCATTTGCGTGACCATGTTTCAGTATTAGATGGAAAATTGTCACCGACAATACTACTTAAAAATGCACGATATCTAAATCAGGCATTCCGTAAATGGATGACAGCAAACATTTGGATTTATAATGATCGCATCGTCTATGTGGGGGAGAGGCTTCCCGAGAAATTAGACGAATGCGAAATCATGGATTGTGAAGGTTTAATACTCGTTCCAGGATACATTGAACCCCATTCCCATCCGTTTCAATTATATAATCCCCATTCATTTGCCAGCTATGCATCTCAATTCGGGACAACAACCTTGATTAATGACAATATGGTTCTCGCTTTGCAATTAGATAAAAGTAAGGCGTTTTCCTTTATTGAGGATATGAATCATTTGCCGACATCGATGTATTGGTGGTGCAGATTTGATGCACAAACAGAAATACAAAATGAAGAAACGATATTCTCACATACCAATATTAAATCATGGCTTGAACATGATGCTGTTTTGCAAGGCGGGGAATTGACTGGCTGGCCGAAGCTATTAGACGGTGATGATTTAATTCTTCATTGGATACAGGAAACGAAGAGGAAAGGAAAGAAAATTGAAGGACACTTCCCTGGGGCATCAGAGAAGACGTTGGCAAAGCTTATGCTGCTTGGAACCGATTGTGATCATGAAGCGATGACAGGAAAAGATGTTTACAATCGTTTAATGCAAGGCTATACAGTTTCTCTCAGATATTCATCGATCCGCCCAGATTTACCTGTATTATTGGATGAAATGCATGAGCTAGGCATCAATCATTATGATCAAATAATATTTACAACGGATGGATCCTCTCCTGCTTTTTACGAACAGGGCATCATTGATCAGATGATACGAATAGCTATTGAAAAGGGAGTCCCGATCATGGACGCCTATAATATGGGAACGATAAATATTGCACGTCACTACAATATTGAACATTTGCATGGGAACATCGCAACTGGGAGAATCGCCAATATTAATTTCCTCACAGAAGAGACAAACCCCACTCCTGTTTCTGTTTTGGCAAAAGGAAAGTGGGTCAAGAAGAATGGGGAGCCGTTGGATGCTTATGAGTCAATAGATTGGGAAGATAAAGGCTATAAGCCTTTACAAATAGATTGGAATCTTGATTCCGATGATTTACAATATTCCATGCCGTTTGGAATCAATATGGAGAATACAGTCATTATGAAGCCATACTCCATCTCTATCGATATTTCGGCTGATGAGTTATCCTCTTCTCATGATGAATGTTTTTTCATGCTAGTTGATAAACATGGGAAATGGAGAATTAACACACTGATAAAAGGGTTTGCAACTAATTTAGATGGGTTTGCCAGTTCATTTTCCAATACAGGAGACTTTATCCTGATTGGAAAAAGTAAGCAGGATATGATCAACGCCTTTGATCGAATGAAAGAGATCGGCGGGGGGATTACAGTTTCGGAACAGGGACAAATTGTTCAAGAGATTCCCTTAAATATTATGGGCGTTATGTCCAGTGAAAGGGTTGAAAGTATTATTGAAAAAGAGAATCAGCTCCGCAGTTATTTAAGTGAAAAGGGCTATAAGCACGAAGATCCTATTTATTCTCTTCTTTTCTTTTCTTCAACCCATTTGCCATATATTAGGGTAACACAACAAGGAATATTTGATGTAATTAACAAAACAGTACTCTTTCCAACGATAATGCGTTAA
- a CDS encoding DUF3048 domain-containing protein, which produces MSKQWLAAFAVVMLIVSGCSKNDKTIVKNEENDSVETAGEKEQVTEEEDFPYQFPLTGIGSREQVEMRAIAVMINNHPQARPQSGLGQADIVYELLAEGDVTRFLAIFQSEQPEEIGPIRSARDYYIELAKGYDSLYVAHGYSPDAKTLIDRGYVDNLNGMNYDGTLFYRSTDRKAPHNSYSSFENFLKGAELRNYDMEKAPAALTFLDKQEIEALNGEEAKSAMVSYFNSKLFNSIYEYDETLEKYKRYSNGELTEDQQTGEPVLIDNIFIVETEHKVIDSAGRRSINLISGGRGYLLQKGQWKEVEWQSIDGKILPMLNGQMVGLVPGKTWINVIPSNPGLEQTVSFDVKE; this is translated from the coding sequence ATGTCAAAACAATGGTTGGCTGCTTTTGCAGTAGTAATGCTGATAGTTTCAGGATGCAGTAAAAATGATAAAACGATCGTAAAGAACGAAGAAAATGATAGTGTAGAAACGGCAGGGGAGAAAGAGCAAGTCACCGAGGAGGAGGATTTTCCTTACCAATTTCCATTAACAGGTATTGGGTCTCGAGAACAGGTGGAAATGAGAGCAATAGCGGTCATGATCAATAACCACCCTCAAGCTCGTCCTCAATCAGGTCTTGGTCAGGCTGACATAGTCTATGAACTGCTTGCAGAAGGGGATGTTACGAGATTTCTTGCAATTTTTCAAAGCGAACAGCCAGAGGAAATTGGACCTATAAGAAGTGCAAGAGATTATTATATTGAATTGGCAAAAGGCTATGATAGTCTATATGTTGCTCATGGATATAGCCCAGATGCGAAAACGTTGATTGATAGAGGATATGTCGATAACTTAAACGGAATGAACTATGATGGGACGCTTTTCTATCGTTCCACTGACCGAAAAGCTCCGCATAACTCTTATTCTTCCTTTGAGAATTTCTTAAAGGGTGCTGAATTAAGAAATTATGACATGGAAAAAGCTCCTGCAGCGCTTACTTTTCTTGATAAACAAGAGATAGAAGCGTTAAACGGAGAAGAAGCCAAATCAGCTATGGTTTCTTATTTTAACAGCAAGCTCTTTAATTCAATCTATGAATATGATGAAACTCTTGAAAAGTATAAGCGGTATTCTAATGGTGAATTAACCGAAGATCAACAAACTGGCGAACCGGTGCTTATAGATAATATTTTCATCGTAGAAACAGAGCACAAGGTCATTGATTCTGCCGGTCGGAGATCTATCAACCTTATATCTGGAGGTAGAGGGTACTTGCTGCAGAAAGGACAATGGAAAGAGGTTGAGTGGCAAAGTATTGATGGGAAAATCCTGCCAATGCTGAATGGACAAATGGTCGGGCTTGTCCCAGGGAAAACATGGATTAATGTTATTCCTTCCAACCCAGGCTTGGAGCAAACTGTTTCTTTTGATGTAAAGGAATAG
- a CDS encoding YerC/YecD family TrpR-related protein: MQIDKLRGKELDQLFKSILSLKDLEECYRFFDDLCTVNEIQSLAQRLEVARMLTEGKTYHKIETETGASTATISRVKRCLNYGNDAYEMALERIKEDESIK; encoded by the coding sequence ATGCAAATTGATAAATTAAGAGGAAAAGAGCTGGATCAGTTATTTAAATCGATTTTATCATTAAAAGATTTAGAAGAATGCTATCGTTTTTTTGATGATCTATGCACGGTTAATGAGATTCAATCTTTAGCCCAGCGTCTTGAAGTTGCCCGTATGCTTACAGAAGGAAAAACATATCATAAGATCGAGACCGAAACAGGTGCCAGTACCGCAACCATATCTCGTGTCAAACGCTGCCTCAATTATGGAAATGATGCTTATGAGATGGCTTTAGAGCGAATTAAGGAAGACGAATCTATTAAATAA
- a CDS encoding heptaprenylglyceryl phosphate synthase, with protein MYDVREWRHVFKLDPDKYISDEDLEKICESGTDALIVGGTDGITLDKVLDLMARIRRYTVPCALEVSSIEAITPGFDLYFIPTVLNSNETKWISGLHHEAVKEYGEIMNWDEIFVQGYCILNEECKAAKLTNANTGLTNEDVKAYAIMAEKMFHLPIFYLEYSGKYGDPKLLSEVRKTLENTTLFYGGGIETAEQALEMSTFANVIVVGNVIYTDIHAALDTVKAVR; from the coding sequence ATGTATGATGTTCGCGAGTGGCGCCATGTGTTTAAGCTCGATCCAGATAAATATATTTCTGACGAGGATTTAGAAAAGATTTGCGAGTCAGGTACCGATGCACTTATTGTAGGTGGAACGGATGGAATCACATTAGATAAGGTATTGGACCTAATGGCTCGTATTCGCCGATATACGGTTCCGTGTGCGCTGGAGGTATCCTCTATTGAAGCGATTACACCTGGATTTGATTTATATTTTATTCCAACGGTTTTGAACAGCAATGAGACAAAGTGGATTTCGGGACTTCACCATGAAGCCGTGAAAGAGTATGGAGAAATTATGAACTGGGATGAAATATTCGTGCAAGGTTATTGTATTCTTAATGAGGAATGCAAAGCAGCAAAGCTGACAAATGCAAATACCGGTTTAACTAATGAAGATGTTAAGGCTTATGCCATTATGGCAGAAAAAATGTTCCATCTCCCTATCTTTTACCTAGAATATAGCGGGAAATATGGAGATCCCAAGCTGCTGTCAGAGGTTAGGAAAACTCTTGAAAATACAACCTTGTTCTATGGCGGTGGAATAGAAACAGCTGAGCAGGCTCTTGAGATGAGTACTTTTGCAAATGTAATAGTAGTTGGAAATGTTATTTATACGGATATTCATGCTGCTTTGGATACAGTTAAAGCTGTACGTTAA